AACAGCTATCACCTCAAGGGCATGTGGGTCGACCAGCGCTATACGCTGCTGACCGGCAACAACCTCAATCCACGGGCGTTCCGCCTCGACCTGGAAAACGCGCTGTTGATCGATGATCCGCAAGGCGAGTGGCTTGAGCCACGGGCGAAGGAACAGCAAGAGATTTTCCGCAACACCACGCGGATCGCCAGCTTCCAGAACCTGGAAACCTTGCCGGAGTACCCGGCGGGGGTGGCGAAGTTTCTCAAGCGGGTGAGTCGGGTTCGGATCGAGCGGTTGCTCTACCGGATTTTGTAACCCTTCAGATTATTCGGTGCGGTTAAACCGCTATCGCGAGCAGGCTCACTCCTACAGGGGAATGCATTCCAACTGTAGGAGTGAGCCTGCTCGCGATGGGGCACTTAAGGCCTCTACATCAATCAGTTCAGACCGAGCTTGCCACGCAATGTGGACAGGTCTTCCGCCAAGGTATTGACCGGCCCGACCAGTGCTTTGCGGTCGTTATCCTTCACTTTGTCATAAGTCTCGAAACCACCGTCCTTGGTCTTGTACTTGGCAAGGATCTTGTCCACGGTAGCGAAGTTCTTGTCGACTTTGGCAACGAACGCCTTGTCCTGCTTCTCGATCTGCGGTCGGAACAGGTCGACGATCTTCTTCGCGCCGTCGATGTTGCCCTGGAAGTCATACAGGTCAGTGTGACTGTAACGGTCTTCTTCACCGGAGATCTTGGTCGCGGCGACTTCTTCCAGCAGCGCGGCCGCACCACCGACGACTTTCTCCGGCGGGAAGGTCAGGCCGGCGACGCGGGTCTGCAGGTCTTTCACGTCGCTATCGAGCTTGTCAGCCAGAGCGGTCAGGCCTTCAGTGGTTTTCTCCGAGAACAGCGAATATTCAATGCGGTGAAAACCGGTGAAGTCTTCAGCCTTCACGCCTTTTTCGTGGTCGTCGACGCGCGAGTCGATGGACGCATCAAGGTCACTGAACAGCTCGGCAATCGGCTCGATCGACTCGTAGTAGACGCGGGTCGGCGCGTAGAGCTTTTGCGCGGTGGCCAGATCGCCTTTCTTCACCGCATCGGTGAATTGTTTGGTGTGGCTGCCCAGTTCATCCAGTTGCTCGGTGACGTAGATCTTGTAGTCCGACACCGGGCCGACCAGATCCAGTGGCGCCGTCGCGGCGAACGCCGACAGCGGGGTGTTGAGCAAACCGAGGGTCAGCAGTAATGCGAGTGGCGACTTTTTCATGGAGCGGCTCCGAGGTTTTTTATGGTTAGGCAGCTGTTTTGGGTTGTGTGGCGTTGAGCAGCGAGCGACCGATGAAATCCTTGTCGCCGGTGACACCCGGAAGGGTGAAGAAGTAACCGCCGCCGACCGGTTTGAGGTATTCCTCAAGCGGCTCGCCGTTGAGCCGGGTCTGCACGGTGATGAAGCCTTTTTCCAGATCGGCCTGGTAGCAAATGAACAGCAGGCCCATGTCGAGCTGGCCGTTCTTGTTCACGCCGTTGGAGTAGTTGAACGGCCGGCGCAGGATCAGGTTGGCCTGGCTCGCGGCGGTGCGCGGGTTGGCCAGGCGAATGTGTGCGTCGAGCTTGGTCAGTTTGCCTTCCGGGTCTTTGCTGTAATCCGGGACTTCGGTTTCATGGTTGGCGCCCATCGGTGCACCCGTGGTTTTGACCCGGCCGATGATGCTTTCCTGTTCCTGCAGCGGCGTACGGTCCCAGCGCTCGACGAAATTGCGGATGATCCGCACCGCCTGATAGCTGCCGTGGGCCGCCCAGGCCGGCTCATCGCTGCCCGGTTGCACCCAGACAATCTTGTCCATGGCCTTGGCGTCGTTGGAATCGGGGTTGGCCGAGCCGTCCCGGAAACCGAGGAAGTTACGCGCCGATTGCGCCGGCACCCCCGGTTTGGCCGGGGCTTGTGGCGGCACGCTGCCTTCCTGTTTCCAGCGCACCAGCAGCAGGTCCGGCAGGTTCTTGACGATGTCGCGCAGGGCGTGAATGTTGGTGTCGGCGGTGTTCGAGCAGAATTGCAGGCTCAGGTCGCCGTGGCAGCAATCGGCTTCCAGCGCATCGTTGGGGAAACCGACCATGCGTTGCAGGCGCTTGGGTTTGGCTGCGGCCAGACCGAAGCGCTCGTCGAATAACGATTCGCCTACGGAGACGGTGATGGTCAGGTTGTCCGGGGTCACCACCGGCCCGAGAATGCCGGAATCCGGCGGCGGCAGTTTCGGGTCGATCTGTGCCACCGGGCCGCCCTTCATCAGGAACGCGATGCGCTCGTTGAGGGTGCGGAACAGCCGCTCCAGGTCTTCGCGATCACTGGCCAGTACGTCGAACGACACGAACATGCCGGACGCCGGACGCGGGGTGACGATGCCGGTCTGGTGCACGCCGTGGAAATCGTGGCGGTCTTCGGTCTTGTCGCTGCTCGGCGCTTCGGTGACTTGCGCCGGCGCTGCCGCCATGGCCGGGCAGCTCAGGGCCGAACCGGCCAAGGCGACGCCGGCGACACCCATGCCCATCAGCAGGCGGCGACGTTGCAGATCGAGGTTTTGCAAATCTTTCATCGGTATTCGTCTTCTGCTTACAGGCCGGAAAGGCCGAGGGCGGGATCGATGCCATCCAGAGCGTCAGCCAGGGCCTGAGCCTTGTCGGCGATCTGTTTGCGTTGTTCGCCACTGACCATGTCGTAAGTGGCGTAGCCGTCCTTGACCTTGAAGCTATTCAGTACGCTGTCGAAATCGCTCAGCGCCGCGTCGATTTTCGGCAGCAGATCCGGCGCCGATTTGGTCAGCATTGGCCGCAGCAACTCGACGACCTTGTGTGCGGTTTGCAGGTTGCCGGCGAAACCGTTGAGGTCGCCGTGGCTGTAGCGTTCTTCTTCACCACTGGCGGCGCGCACGTCGGCCAGGGTGTTGAGATTGCGCACCACGATGTTCACCAGTTGCTCCGGTGGTAGTGATTGGGCCAGCAGTTGCTGTTTGAGCGTGGTGACATCGGCCAGCAGGCGCTCGGCGACCGGCGTCAGGCTGTCGAGACTGCGTTGCTGGAACAGCGCGTATTCGACCCGGTGGAAACCGACGAAGGCCGGATCCTGCTCACGCTTTTCGAAATAATCGGCGCGGGCATTGATGCTGTTGTCCAGTTCCGCCAGGCGTTGCGCGGCTGGGGCCAGGCGCTGGTAAGCGGCACGCGCCGGCAGGTACAGCGTCTGCGCCTGGGCCAGATCGCCGCCGGCAATTGCCTGATTCAGCGCGGTCACGGCTTTGATCAGCGCGCTGCCTTGCGTCGCCAGATACACGCGGAACTCCGACAGCGGCCCGACGAAAGCGACCATCGACGGCTTGGCCTTGGCGGCAGCATCGGAAGCCGCTGTCGGCGTCACGTGCAGCACGCCGCGAGGGTTGCTCAGCAGACCGCAAGTGATCGCATAGTCGCCGGGTTGCAGGTTGGCGTTGATCACCTGGCTCAGGCCCGGCGCGATGTTTTCGCGCTCTTCGATCACCAGCACGCCGTCCAGAATTTCCCATTCCACCGCCCGGTCGGAGCGGTTGACGATGCGGAAACTGGCGCGACCAGCGGGAACCGTCAGCTCGTTCGGATCGCAGCTGTGCGCGTTGATGTTCACCACCACTTCGTCATGGTTGTGCTGCCGCTTGGCCGCGGCCATTTTCGAGGCGTAGTAGAACAAGCCACCGGCGGCGATCATCACGACCACCGAACCGGCCACCGCCCAGCGCAAGGCGCGGGGAGGCGAGGCCTGAGGAGTATTAGGCTTTGACATGGAGGCCCTTATTGGCTGGAAACGGAAGACGATTTGCCGGCGGCGTCAGCGCTGGAGGCCGGCGCGGCGGGGTAGAAAAACATCACCAGCGCCAGCACCAGATAGATCAGGTACGCACCGAGAGTGCTGACGGTCGGCGCATCCTGATACCCGAACATGCCGGCCAGCACCGAACCCAGCGGGCCGTCCATCGGCAGCGTCGCGCTGAAGTCGAACAGCACGGTCTGCAGGTGATTCCACACACCGGCTTCATGCAGAGCTTGCACCGAATTGGCGAGGATCCCGGCGGCGACCACCAGAATGAACAGCCCGGTCCACTTGAAGAACGCCGACAGGTTCAGGCGCATGCTGCCGCTGTAGATCAGGAAGCCGACAATGATCGCCAGCACCAGGCCGAGCAGGGCACCGATTGGCGCGCCCGGGCCTTCGCTCTGCTGGAACACGGCGAGCAGGAAGAACACAGTTTCCAGGCCTTCGCGAGCCACGGCGAAGAACACCATGGCGATCAGCGCGATTACCTGGTGCTTTGACGAAGTCAGAGCGTGATCGAGCGAGGCTTGCAGCGAATGCTTGATCGAGCGCGCAACCTTGCGCATCCAGAACACCATCGAACTGAGAATGCCCACCGCGACGAGTCCGACAATGCCTTCAAACAACTCCTGCTGTTTCTGTGGGAATTCGGCGCTGACCAGTTCCAGGCCACCGCCGACCAGCAGCGCCAGCGCAGCGGCGAGGAAGACGCCGATCCACACTGCCGGCATCCACTGGCCACGACCGGTCTGTTGCAGGTAGCTGGCGATGATGCCAACGATCAGCGCGGCTTCAATGCCTTCGCGCAGCATGATCAGAAAGGGAACGAGCATTCGGTGTCCACTAAGTCATTCGAAGAAGTTACAAGTTGTAACATAATGACAACCATTCTCACATGACAATGATTGACATAAACCTGAACGCAAGCTGAACAACCTGTTTTTTGCCACGCACAAATCCCGGTGGGAGCGGGCTTGCTCGCGAAGGCGGCGTGTCAGTCGATAAGGATGTTGCTGACACATCGCCTTCGCGAGCAAGCCCGCTCCCACAGGGGATTCGTGTTGAATTCGCATCCTGCGTTAAGATGCCGGTCACTCGAAAACAACAAGGTCTGCCTCGCTCCATGTCGGAAAAAGACACCATTGCCGTTCAACTGGTGCGTGAAGCGCTGCTGCAAAGTTGTGCCCCGGGCGCGGCCACGGATGAAGTCTTGAACAAGGTCGGGATTGCTCCGGCGCTGCTGCATAGCGAGCAAGGCCGGGTGCCGGCCTCGCAATACGCGAAACTCTGGCGCTTGCTGGCCCGGCGTGGCGATGACGAGTTCTTCGGTATGGATCCACGCAAGCTCAAGTCCGGCAGCCTTGAGTTCCTTTGTCGAAGCGCCATGGCGCAACCGACCCTGGCCGTCGGCCTGAGCATGGGCCTGAATTTCCTCTCCTTGATGCTGGAAAAAATGCCCGCGCAATTGGCGCATCAGCAGAGCTTGGCGGAAATCGTCCTGCTCGAAGACGATCCCGAGCCGCGCCGGGCGTTTACCTATTTCACTTACTGGATGATCGTCCACGGCGTGGCCTGTTGGCTGGCGGGGCGGCGGATTCCGATTCTGGCGATCGAACTGCGCTGCGCCGAGCCGGATTTCTGCGACGACTACCGGGTTATGTTCTCGGAAAACCTGCGCTTCGAGCGTCCGCGCACGCGGATGATCTTTGCTGCTGATTGTCTCGATCTGCCGATCAAGCGTACGGCCGAAGAACTGAAACGCTTTCTGGCCCATGCGCCGGCGAATATTCTGGTGAAATACCGCGACCCGGAAAGCCTGGCCAGCCGGATCAAACAGGACCTGCGGCAGCTACCCGCAGAACAGTGGCCGGAGACCGAGGCGCTGGCGCAGCAACTGTGCATGTCCGCCTCGACCCTGCGCCGGCGATTGTCCGAGGAGGGGCAGACCTATCAGGGGCTCAAGGACAGCGTGCGCAAGGAACTGGCAATCAGCTGGCTGGCGGAGCCGTCGATCAGCTTCGTCGAAATCGCGACGCGGCTGGGGTTTGCCGATGCGAGCTCGTTCTACAAGGCGTTTCGCAAATGGTCGGGGTCCAATCCTGGGCATTACCGCACGCTGATCCTCAACGAAGCCGTCTGATCCGGATTGTCAGTCGCCTGATCGGGCCTCTTCGGGAGCAAGCCCCCTCCCACATTTGAAATGCATTCTTCCTGTGATTGCAGCCTTCCTGGTTTTCACAGGTGGAGCATTCTTTGAAATGCAATCTTCTGTGATTGCAGCTTTCACAGTGATCCCCCCTTTGCAATGCAATTCCCTTGTGGGAGGGGGCTTGCTCCCGAAGGCGCCAGTCCAGGCGGCACATCTCTGGAATCTTGGCCAAACCAATCAGCCAGATTGACAGCTTTGACCATTGCCGCTTCAGCGCCGCAGCGCGACTATCCCTGTGTTGTTTACGGTTCCCAGCCTAATAAAAACACCGAGGGATTCTGGCAATGCGCGATTACTTGTCTGCCACCGAACAGTTCAACTATCAGCACACCGTGGACGCTGCGCTCAGCGGCACGCTGGAGGCGCTCAACGCCTGCGTCGAATGTTGCGACCGCCACGCCTTGCCGGGGCGCATTGCGTTGTTCTGGGAGGGCCGCGACGGCGCGAGTGCCACGTACACCTTCAGCGAGCTGCAAGACCAAGCCGCGCGTTTCGCCAATTTCCTTCGCGAACAAGGCGTGCAGAAGGGCGACAAGGTCGCCGGCCTGCTGCCACGCAACATCGAATTGCTCATCACCGTATTCGCCACCTGGCGCATCGGCGCGGTGTATCAGCCACTGTTCACCGCGTTCGGCCCCAAGGCCATCGAACATCGCCTGAACAGTTCCGGCGCCAAAGTGGTGGTCACCGATGCGGTCAACCGGCCGAAACTCGCTGAAGTCAGCGAATGCCCGACCATCGTCACCGTCGGCGGCGCCAAGGGCCAGGGCATCGTCCGTGGCGATTTCAGTTTCTGGGCCGAACTGGCCAACTATTCCAATCTCTGCGAGCCGGTGCTGCTGAGCGGCGAAGACCCGTTCCTGCTGATGTTCACCTCGGGCACCACCGGCCCGTCGAAAGCACTGTCGGTGCCGCTCAAGGCCATCGTCGCGTTCCAGAGCTACACCCGCGACGCGGTGGATCTGCGTCCTGAAGATTCGTTCTGGAACGTCGCCGATCCGGGCTGGGCCTACGGCATCTATTTCGGCGTCACCGGCCCTATGTCGATGGGTCACCCGATCACCTTTTACGATGGCCCGTTCACCCTCGAAAGCACCTGCCGGGTGATCAACAAATACGCCATCACCAACCTCACCGGTTCGCCGACCGCGTATCGTCTGTTGATTGCCGGCGGCAACGAGTTCGCCAAGTCGATCAAGGGCAAGCTGCGCATCGTCAGCAGCGCCGGCGAGCCGCTCAATCCGGAAGTGATCCGCTGGTTCGCCGACAACCTCGGCGTAGTCATTCACGACCATTACGGCCAGACCGAACTGGGCATGGTCCTGTGCAACCACCACGGCCTGGAACACCCGATCCACCTCGGCGCCGCCGGTTTCGCCTCGCCGGGCCATCGCATCGTGGTGCTCGACGAGCAGTACAACGAGCTCGGTGTCGGCCAGCCGGGCATCCTCGCCATCGACCGCACCCAGTCGCCGATGTGCTGGTTCGGCGGCTACGAGGGCGTGCCGACCAAAGCCTTCGTCGGCGATTACTACCTCAGCGGCGACACGGTGGAATGGAACCCGGACGGCAGCATCAGCTTCGTTGGGCGTAGTGATGACGTGATCACCACTTCCGGCTACCGCGTCGGCCCGTTCGACGTCGAAAGCGCGCTGATCGAACACCCGGCGGTGGTCGAAGCCGCCGTGGTCGGCAAGCCTGACCCGGAGCGCACCGAGTTGGTCAAAGCCTTCGTCGTGCTCAACCCGCAATACCGCGCCGAACCGGCGCTGGCCGAAGAGTTGCGGCAACACGTGCGCAAGCGTCTGGCCGCGCACTCGTACCCGCGGGAAATCGAATTTGTCAGCGAATTGCCGAAAACCCCAAGCGGCAAATTGCAGCGCTTTATCTTGCGCAACCAGGAAATCGCCAAGGCTCAAGAGGCCGCGGCGCACAACGTTTCAGCTTGAATCAGGAAGTCAGTCATGCAGATCGAGAACAAGGTTTTTATCGTCACCGGCGGCGCCTCCGGCCTGGGTGCGGCCAGCGCTGAATTGCTGGTCAGCGCCGGCGCCAAAGTGATGCTGGTGGATTTGAATGCCGAAGCGGTAGCAGCCCAGGCCCAGCGCCTTGGCGCGCAAAGTGTGGTGGCCGATATCAGCAATGAAGCCGCTGCCGAAGCTGCGGTGCAGGCGACGGTGAAAGCCTTTGGCAGCCTCAACGGTCTGGTCAACTGCGCCGGCATCGTTCGCGGCGAGAAGATCCTCGGCAAGAACGGCCCGCATGCGCTGTCGAGTTTTGCCCAGGTGATCAACGTCAATCTGATCGGCAGCTTCAACATGTTGCGTCTGGCCGCGGCGGCCATCGCCGAGAGCGAAGCCAACGCCGACGGTGAGCGCGGGGTGATCATCAACACCGCCTCGGTCGCTGCGTTCGACGGCCAGATCGGTCAGGCCGCGTATTCCGCCTCCAAAGGCGCGATCGCCAGCCTGACCCTGCCGGCCGCCCGCGAACTGGCGCGCTTCGGTATCCGCGTGATGACCATCGCCCCGGGCATTTTCGAAACCCCGATGATGGCCGGTATGACCCCGGAAGTGCGCGAGTCGCTGGCCGCTGGCGTGCCGTTCCCGCCGCGTCTTGGCAAACCTGCCGAGTACGCCGC
The Pseudomonas fluorescens genome window above contains:
- the efeO gene encoding iron uptake system protein EfeO, whose amino-acid sequence is MKKSPLALLLTLGLLNTPLSAFAATAPLDLVGPVSDYKIYVTEQLDELGSHTKQFTDAVKKGDLATAQKLYAPTRVYYESIEPIAELFSDLDASIDSRVDDHEKGVKAEDFTGFHRIEYSLFSEKTTEGLTALADKLDSDVKDLQTRVAGLTFPPEKVVGGAAALLEEVAATKISGEEDRYSHTDLYDFQGNIDGAKKIVDLFRPQIEKQDKAFVAKVDKNFATVDKILAKYKTKDGGFETYDKVKDNDRKALVGPVNTLAEDLSTLRGKLGLN
- the efeB gene encoding iron uptake transporter deferrochelatase/peroxidase subunit; protein product: MKDLQNLDLQRRRLLMGMGVAGVALAGSALSCPAMAAAPAQVTEAPSSDKTEDRHDFHGVHQTGIVTPRPASGMFVSFDVLASDREDLERLFRTLNERIAFLMKGGPVAQIDPKLPPPDSGILGPVVTPDNLTITVSVGESLFDERFGLAAAKPKRLQRMVGFPNDALEADCCHGDLSLQFCSNTADTNIHALRDIVKNLPDLLLVRWKQEGSVPPQAPAKPGVPAQSARNFLGFRDGSANPDSNDAKAMDKIVWVQPGSDEPAWAAHGSYQAVRIIRNFVERWDRTPLQEQESIIGRVKTTGAPMGANHETEVPDYSKDPEGKLTKLDAHIRLANPRTAASQANLILRRPFNYSNGVNKNGQLDMGLLFICYQADLEKGFITVQTRLNGEPLEEYLKPVGGGYFFTLPGVTGDKDFIGRSLLNATQPKTAA
- the efeO gene encoding iron uptake system protein EfeO — translated: MSKPNTPQASPPRALRWAVAGSVVVMIAAGGLFYYASKMAAAKRQHNHDEVVVNINAHSCDPNELTVPAGRASFRIVNRSDRAVEWEILDGVLVIEERENIAPGLSQVINANLQPGDYAITCGLLSNPRGVLHVTPTAASDAAAKAKPSMVAFVGPLSEFRVYLATQGSALIKAVTALNQAIAGGDLAQAQTLYLPARAAYQRLAPAAQRLAELDNSINARADYFEKREQDPAFVGFHRVEYALFQQRSLDSLTPVAERLLADVTTLKQQLLAQSLPPEQLVNIVVRNLNTLADVRAASGEEERYSHGDLNGFAGNLQTAHKVVELLRPMLTKSAPDLLPKIDAALSDFDSVLNSFKVKDGYATYDMVSGEQRKQIADKAQALADALDGIDPALGLSGL
- the efeU gene encoding iron uptake transporter permease EfeU, producing the protein MLVPFLIMLREGIEAALIVGIIASYLQQTGRGQWMPAVWIGVFLAAALALLVGGGLELVSAEFPQKQQELFEGIVGLVAVGILSSMVFWMRKVARSIKHSLQASLDHALTSSKHQVIALIAMVFFAVAREGLETVFFLLAVFQQSEGPGAPIGALLGLVLAIIVGFLIYSGSMRLNLSAFFKWTGLFILVVAAGILANSVQALHEAGVWNHLQTVLFDFSATLPMDGPLGSVLAGMFGYQDAPTVSTLGAYLIYLVLALVMFFYPAAPASSADAAGKSSSVSSQ
- a CDS encoding AraC family transcriptional regulator, coding for MSEKDTIAVQLVREALLQSCAPGAATDEVLNKVGIAPALLHSEQGRVPASQYAKLWRLLARRGDDEFFGMDPRKLKSGSLEFLCRSAMAQPTLAVGLSMGLNFLSLMLEKMPAQLAHQQSLAEIVLLEDDPEPRRAFTYFTYWMIVHGVACWLAGRRIPILAIELRCAEPDFCDDYRVMFSENLRFERPRTRMIFAADCLDLPIKRTAEELKRFLAHAPANILVKYRDPESLASRIKQDLRQLPAEQWPETEALAQQLCMSASTLRRRLSEEGQTYQGLKDSVRKELAISWLAEPSISFVEIATRLGFADASSFYKAFRKWSGSNPGHYRTLILNEAV
- a CDS encoding AMP-binding protein, which codes for MRDYLSATEQFNYQHTVDAALSGTLEALNACVECCDRHALPGRIALFWEGRDGASATYTFSELQDQAARFANFLREQGVQKGDKVAGLLPRNIELLITVFATWRIGAVYQPLFTAFGPKAIEHRLNSSGAKVVVTDAVNRPKLAEVSECPTIVTVGGAKGQGIVRGDFSFWAELANYSNLCEPVLLSGEDPFLLMFTSGTTGPSKALSVPLKAIVAFQSYTRDAVDLRPEDSFWNVADPGWAYGIYFGVTGPMSMGHPITFYDGPFTLESTCRVINKYAITNLTGSPTAYRLLIAGGNEFAKSIKGKLRIVSSAGEPLNPEVIRWFADNLGVVIHDHYGQTELGMVLCNHHGLEHPIHLGAAGFASPGHRIVVLDEQYNELGVGQPGILAIDRTQSPMCWFGGYEGVPTKAFVGDYYLSGDTVEWNPDGSISFVGRSDDVITTSGYRVGPFDVESALIEHPAVVEAAVVGKPDPERTELVKAFVVLNPQYRAEPALAEELRQHVRKRLAAHSYPREIEFVSELPKTPSGKLQRFILRNQEIAKAQEAAAHNVSA
- a CDS encoding SDR family NAD(P)-dependent oxidoreductase; protein product: MQIENKVFIVTGGASGLGAASAELLVSAGAKVMLVDLNAEAVAAQAQRLGAQSVVADISNEAAAEAAVQATVKAFGSLNGLVNCAGIVRGEKILGKNGPHALSSFAQVINVNLIGSFNMLRLAAAAIAESEANADGERGVIINTASVAAFDGQIGQAAYSASKGAIASLTLPAARELARFGIRVMTIAPGIFETPMMAGMTPEVRESLAAGVPFPPRLGKPAEYAALVRHIIENSMLNGEVIRLDGALRMAAK